One Syntrophales bacterium DNA segment encodes these proteins:
- a CDS encoding tetratricopeptide repeat protein produces MADKNLELDLKGPDRFQALIMDITRYVSENRKQFYIGVAAVVVIALAASGWFLYRWQDEKSASALYAQAMNKAQGEQVQPADIVKAFQEVVTRHPSSEAAALASFRLGNIHYLLKDYDASLKAYQAFISHAPARSDLTTLAYTGEGYCYEAKGDFKNALSSFEKAEKSTGGTHFESMTLRNVARIHESLNDPAKALEYYKKALGKSNDPFVESLIKVKIATLG; encoded by the coding sequence ATGGCAGATAAGAACCTGGAACTGGACCTGAAAGGGCCGGATCGCTTTCAGGCCCTGATCATGGACATAACCCGGTACGTGTCGGAAAACAGAAAACAATTCTATATCGGCGTGGCGGCGGTGGTGGTCATCGCTCTGGCGGCCAGCGGATGGTTTCTCTATCGATGGCAGGACGAAAAGAGCGCTTCCGCACTTTATGCACAGGCCATGAACAAGGCCCAGGGCGAGCAGGTTCAGCCGGCGGATATCGTCAAGGCTTTTCAGGAGGTTGTGACCCGGCATCCTTCAAGCGAAGCGGCTGCCCTGGCATCGTTCCGCCTGGGGAATATCCATTACCTCCTGAAAGACTACGATGCCTCCCTGAAGGCCTATCAGGCCTTTATCTCCCATGCCCCAGCCCGGAGCGATCTCACAACGCTGGCGTATACGGGGGAGGGTTACTGCTATGAAGCGAAAGGGGATTTCAAAAACGCCCTTTCTTCATTTGAAAAGGCCGAAAAATCGACAGGCGGTACCCACTTCGAGTCCATGACACTCCGAAACGTTGCGCGGATCCACGAGTCGCTGAACGATCCGGCGAAGGCACTGGAATACTATAAGAAGGCCCTGGGAAAGAGCAACGACCCCTTTGTCGAAAGCCTCATCAAGGTAAAAATCGCCACGCTGGGGTAG